A window from Deltaproteobacteria bacterium encodes these proteins:
- a CDS encoding uracil-DNA glycosylase has translation MGTPASQGRLAQIARALATYVEYQRELGVLGFPRSNPATAPNPRPVRVDASPRDLFTEAGVAQARTLAELREAIGDCHRCKLAPHRTHVVFGVGNPRARLVFVGEAPGRDEDVQGEPFVGRAGQLLTEIITKGMRLRREDVYIANVIKCRPPENRNPEPDEVATCEPFLVRQLELIAPEVIVALGKFAAQTLLRTKTPITQLRGRWFDYHGIRLMPTFHPAYLLRNPGDKRLVWEDIRKVMGALGIGGASA, from the coding sequence ATGGGGACCCCTGCCTCTCAAGGCCGGCTGGCGCAAATAGCCCGCGCGCTCGCCACGTACGTCGAGTACCAGCGCGAGCTCGGAGTGCTCGGCTTTCCGCGGAGCAACCCGGCCACCGCCCCGAACCCGCGTCCCGTGCGGGTCGACGCCTCGCCGCGCGATCTCTTCACCGAGGCCGGCGTGGCACAGGCGCGCACCCTCGCCGAGCTGCGCGAGGCGATCGGCGACTGCCACCGCTGCAAGCTCGCGCCGCATCGCACGCACGTCGTGTTCGGGGTCGGCAACCCCCGGGCGCGGCTGGTGTTCGTCGGGGAGGCGCCGGGTCGCGACGAGGACGTCCAGGGCGAGCCGTTCGTCGGGCGCGCCGGGCAGCTGCTGACCGAGATCATCACCAAGGGGATGCGGCTCCGGCGAGAGGACGTGTACATTGCCAACGTCATCAAGTGCCGGCCGCCGGAGAACCGCAACCCGGAGCCGGACGAGGTGGCGACGTGCGAGCCCTTTCTCGTCCGCCAGCTCGAGCTGATCGCGCCCGAGGTCATCGTCGCGCTCGGCAAGTTCGCGGCGCAGACGCTGCTGCGGACGAAGACGCCGATCACGCAGCTCCGCGGCCGCTGGTTCGACTATCACGGCATCCGGCTGATGCCGACCTTCCATCCCGCCTATCTCCTCCGCAACCCGGGCGACAAGCGGCTCGTGTGGGAAGACATCCGCAAGGTCATGGGCGCGCTCGGCATCGGGGGCGCGTCCGCGTGA
- a CDS encoding zinc dependent phospholipase C family protein, which produces MWLAGAVALLLLAWPSEAHAWGPVTHLVHGSQILASLSTLAPALQEILRAHRLPYLYGCIAADIVQAKKYTRSLYTHCHCWPVGWQLVESARGEREQAFAYGYLSHLAGDVYSHNEYVPVQLIVSYRARTLKHIYWEARFDAAQERDRCRLIRTVLGHRYPDCDRLVERVVERTLFSFRTNKRIFNSVMALQQYGQWQRMIRRLSERSRYPLPTSEVERFNTVCVDAIQDLLVRGQASACQLSDPTGRETLSRAESLRRKLRALRRRGRMTDAIDAEVRALVA; this is translated from the coding sequence ATGTGGCTTGCCGGCGCCGTGGCACTGCTCCTCCTCGCCTGGCCCAGCGAGGCCCACGCGTGGGGTCCCGTCACCCACCTCGTCCACGGCTCGCAAATTCTCGCCAGTCTTAGCACCCTGGCTCCGGCCCTTCAAGAAATCCTGCGCGCGCACCGGCTGCCGTACCTCTACGGCTGCATCGCCGCCGACATCGTGCAGGCCAAGAAGTACACGCGGAGCCTCTACACGCACTGCCACTGCTGGCCGGTCGGCTGGCAGCTCGTCGAGTCGGCACGCGGCGAGCGCGAGCAGGCGTTCGCGTACGGCTACCTGTCGCACCTGGCGGGCGACGTCTACTCGCACAACGAGTACGTGCCCGTGCAGCTCATCGTCAGCTATCGGGCGAGGACGCTCAAGCACATCTACTGGGAGGCCCGCTTCGATGCCGCCCAGGAGCGGGACCGCTGCCGGCTGATCCGCACGGTGCTCGGCCACCGTTATCCGGACTGTGACCGGCTCGTCGAGCGGGTCGTCGAGCGCACGCTCTTCTCGTTCCGCACCAACAAGCGCATCTTCAACTCCGTGATGGCGCTGCAGCAGTACGGCCAGTGGCAGCGAATGATCCGGCGTCTCTCGGAGCGCTCGCGTTATCCGCTCCCGACGAGCGAAGTCGAACGATTCAATACCGTCTGCGTCGACGCCATCCAGGATCTCCTGGTGCGCGGACAGGCGAGCGCGTGTCAGCTGTCCGACCCGACCGGGCGCGAAACCCTGTCGCGCGCCGAGTCCCTGCGGCGCAAGCTGCGGGCCCTCCGGCGTCGAGGGCGGATGACCGACGCGATCGACGCCGAGGTGCGGGCGCTGGTCGCTTGA
- the coaBC gene encoding bifunctional phosphopantothenoylcysteine decarboxylase/phosphopantothenate--cysteine ligase CoaBC, giving the protein MRLHGKTVVVGVSGGIACYKACEVVRLLVTAGARVRVVMTAAAQRFVTPLTFQTLAGQPVATDTFDLTQESEIGHIRLADEADAVAIAPATANVIAKLAAGIADDLLTTVLLATRAPLVLAPAMNVHMWEHPTVQENLARLAARGAHVVAPTSGWLACGYEGTGRLAEPDDIAEEILRVLAPQDLAGERVLVSAGPTQEPIDPIRYLSNRSSGKMGCAIARVARRRGAEVTLVAGPTAVPLPPGVRTVPVTTADEMARSVEAAFPHATTVVMAAAVADYRPSRTLDQKLKKDGRPFRLELEPNPDILRRLAARKGRRLLVGFAAETRDVVAEARRKLAAKRLDLIVGNDVTAPGAAVGGDTNVVHLIDASGHEEALPVLSKEEVAERILDWVVAHRRLRRIAARRSGGSPRGG; this is encoded by the coding sequence ATGCGGCTGCACGGCAAGACCGTGGTCGTCGGCGTGAGCGGCGGTATCGCCTGCTACAAGGCGTGCGAGGTGGTGCGGCTGCTCGTGACGGCCGGCGCCCGCGTCCGCGTGGTCATGACGGCGGCGGCGCAACGCTTCGTCACCCCGCTCACCTTCCAGACCCTCGCCGGGCAGCCGGTGGCGACCGATACGTTCGACCTGACCCAGGAGTCGGAGATCGGACACATCCGGCTCGCCGACGAGGCCGATGCCGTCGCCATCGCGCCGGCGACGGCCAACGTGATCGCGAAGCTCGCTGCCGGTATCGCCGACGATCTGCTGACCACGGTGCTGCTCGCCACCCGGGCGCCGCTCGTGCTGGCTCCGGCCATGAACGTCCACATGTGGGAGCACCCCACCGTCCAGGAGAACCTCGCACGCCTCGCCGCCCGCGGCGCGCATGTCGTGGCGCCGACGAGCGGATGGCTGGCATGCGGCTACGAGGGTACGGGTCGGCTCGCCGAGCCGGACGACATCGCGGAGGAGATCCTGCGCGTGCTGGCACCGCAGGACCTCGCGGGGGAGCGTGTGCTAGTCTCGGCCGGGCCCACGCAAGAGCCCATCGATCCGATCCGTTACCTCTCGAACCGCTCGAGCGGCAAGATGGGCTGCGCGATCGCCCGCGTGGCGCGGCGGCGGGGAGCCGAGGTGACGCTGGTGGCGGGCCCGACCGCGGTGCCGCTCCCTCCCGGCGTCCGAACGGTGCCGGTGACGACGGCCGATGAGATGGCGCGCTCGGTCGAGGCCGCCTTCCCGCATGCGACCACGGTGGTCATGGCTGCTGCCGTGGCCGACTACCGGCCGAGCCGCACGCTCGACCAGAAGCTCAAGAAGGACGGCCGGCCGTTCCGCCTGGAGCTCGAACCGAACCCGGACATCCTTCGTCGGCTCGCCGCGCGCAAGGGCCGGCGGCTGCTGGTCGGATTCGCTGCCGAGACGCGCGACGTGGTCGCCGAGGCGCGTCGCAAGCTCGCCGCCAAGCGCCTCGATCTGATCGTCGGCAACGACGTCACCGCGCCGGGCGCGGCGGTCGGCGGTGATACGAACGTCGTCCACCTGATCGACGCCTCCGGCCACGAGGAGGCGCTCCCCGTGCTCTCGAAGGAAGAGGTCGCCGAGCGCATCCTCGATTGGGTCGTCGCTCACCGACGGCTTCGGAGGATCGCAGCGCGGCGGAGCGGCGGGAGCCCGAGAGGCGGCTGA
- a CDS encoding flippase-like domain-containing protein, translating to MEGRLRTALRSFVGIAVSLLCLYFATRGTDWQRVGAVLAGARPGWVAALVAVSVATLYIRAQRWRVLLRPVGDVELYPALAATAIGFGASSVLPFRLGELLRPALLGRRAGVGMSAALSSVVIERLFDMLLVIGCFLGVALAYPIPHAMRQGAWALAVVAAIGFAVLLAMQRNRALADRLIGWLLGWLPARAARGLAPVCTAFLNGLAGLADGATVAVVIAYSIYLWGVIALTFMFGFLALDIQVPLVAASLAAVVVVAAFVFLPQAPGFVGTWQAGCVLALSFFAVPKDAAVGYSLFTWVIQMIVNIGTAGVFLAREDVSVAQLVRLAEREAPPAEAG from the coding sequence CTGGAGGGACGCCTGCGCACCGCGCTCCGCTCGTTCGTCGGCATTGCCGTCTCGCTTCTCTGCCTGTACTTCGCGACCCGCGGGACGGACTGGCAGCGGGTCGGCGCGGTGCTGGCCGGGGCCCGGCCCGGCTGGGTGGCGGCCCTCGTCGCGGTCAGCGTGGCGACGCTCTACATCCGCGCGCAGCGCTGGCGCGTGCTGCTGCGCCCCGTGGGCGACGTCGAGCTGTATCCGGCCCTCGCGGCGACGGCCATCGGCTTCGGGGCGAGCTCCGTGCTGCCCTTCCGGCTGGGCGAGTTGCTCCGCCCGGCGCTGCTCGGTCGCCGCGCGGGGGTCGGCATGAGCGCGGCCCTGTCGAGCGTCGTCATCGAGCGGCTGTTCGACATGCTGCTCGTGATCGGCTGCTTCCTCGGCGTCGCGCTCGCCTACCCGATCCCCCACGCCATGCGGCAAGGAGCGTGGGCGCTCGCGGTGGTCGCGGCGATCGGGTTCGCGGTGTTGCTCGCCATGCAACGCAATCGCGCGCTCGCCGACCGGCTGATCGGCTGGCTCCTCGGCTGGCTGCCGGCGCGGGCCGCACGCGGGCTCGCTCCGGTGTGCACCGCCTTCCTGAACGGCCTCGCGGGCCTGGCCGACGGTGCGACCGTGGCGGTGGTGATCGCCTATTCCATCTACCTCTGGGGTGTGATCGCGCTCACCTTCATGTTCGGGTTCCTGGCGCTGGACATCCAGGTCCCGCTCGTGGCCGCGTCACTCGCCGCCGTCGTGGTGGTCGCGGCGTTCGTCTTCCTGCCGCAGGCCCCCGGCTTCGTCGGCACGTGGCAGGCGGGCTGCGTGCTGGCGCTCAGCTTCTTCGCGGTTCCGAAGGACGCGGCGGTCGGCTACTCGCTCTTCACCTGGGTCATCCAGATGATCGTCAACATCGGTACGGCCGGGGTGTTCCTGGCGCGCGAGGACGTGTCGGTCGCGCAGCTCGTGCGGCTCGCCGAGCGTGAGGCGCCGCCGGCCGAGGCGGGCTGA
- a CDS encoding CDP-alcohol phosphatidyltransferase family protein yields the protein MPPACRPGTAAAAAAVVGVAVFLALRGYAQTAGASRPADEAPPLLGPRVRAWYKGVLAPFEDQLAAWGVRPDLLTYAQLGVSVLAGAAFWVGWIFVAGWLTILAGTLDILDGGVARRNGAAGPRGALIDSVVDRYAEFATFLGLGAFFRDSWVLLAVAVAAFTSLMVSYTRARAEALGVALSAGRAQRPERYVVLGFGAWLSGLVAHLACPVLGHPTHVVLAAAVVLLAALSAWTALARARLAFQALGGGAA from the coding sequence GTGCCGCCGGCCTGCCGGCCGGGAACCGCCGCCGCTGCCGCGGCTGTCGTCGGCGTCGCGGTGTTTCTGGCGCTCAGGGGCTACGCGCAGACGGCGGGCGCCTCCCGGCCGGCGGACGAGGCGCCGCCGCTGCTCGGTCCGCGCGTGCGCGCCTGGTACAAGGGCGTCCTCGCGCCGTTCGAAGACCAGCTCGCCGCCTGGGGCGTCCGTCCCGATCTGCTCACCTATGCGCAGCTCGGGGTGAGCGTGCTCGCCGGCGCGGCGTTCTGGGTCGGCTGGATCTTCGTCGCGGGGTGGCTCACGATTCTCGCCGGCACGCTCGACATCCTCGACGGCGGCGTCGCGCGGCGGAACGGCGCCGCCGGCCCTCGCGGGGCGCTCATCGACTCCGTCGTCGACCGTTACGCCGAGTTCGCGACCTTCCTCGGCCTCGGGGCGTTCTTCCGCGACAGCTGGGTGCTGCTGGCCGTGGCGGTGGCGGCGTTCACGAGCCTCATGGTGAGCTACACGCGGGCGCGGGCCGAGGCCCTGGGCGTGGCGCTCAGCGCCGGCCGGGCCCAGCGGCCCGAGCGCTACGTCGTGCTGGGCTTCGGCGCCTGGCTCTCCGGTCTGGTGGCGCATCTCGCGTGCCCCGTCCTCGGTCACCCGACGCACGTCGTGCTCGCCGCGGCGGTGGTGCTGCTGGCCGCCCTGTCCGCCTGGACGGCGCTCGCGCGGGCGCGCCTCGCCTTCCAGGCCCTCGGAGGCGGGGCTGCATGA
- a CDS encoding inositol-3-phosphate synthase, producing the protein MRKIAVGIVGVGNCASSLLQGIEFYRAPDPATDGHPVGLMHDEVGGYRASDIEVVCAFDVDARKVGQPLDVAAMAPPNNARPLYPRLPRSSVVVQMGPVLDGISDHMREYPPEETFVVAERRPMDVVEVLQQSGAEIVVNYLPVGSQAATEHYARACLEAGVSFVNCIPVFIASDPQWAAEFERRRIPLVGDDVKSQLGATILHRMLARLFVDRGVVLDRTYQLNTGGNTDFLNMLNRARTGAKRRSKTEAVQSMLPEPLPRGAIHIGPSDYVPWQRDNKVCFLRMEGRGFANAPIELEVRLSVEDSPNSAGCVIDAIRCCRLARDRDIGGPLTSVAAYLMKHPPRQLADALAREQVEHFLRGEIER; encoded by the coding sequence ATGAGAAAGATCGCTGTCGGCATCGTCGGCGTGGGCAACTGCGCCAGCAGCCTGCTGCAGGGCATCGAGTTCTACCGCGCCCCCGACCCGGCCACCGACGGGCACCCCGTCGGCCTCATGCACGACGAGGTCGGCGGGTACCGCGCGAGCGACATCGAGGTCGTGTGCGCCTTCGACGTCGACGCGCGCAAGGTCGGGCAGCCGCTCGACGTGGCGGCGATGGCGCCGCCCAACAACGCGCGGCCGCTCTATCCGAGGCTGCCCCGCTCGTCGGTCGTCGTGCAGATGGGCCCGGTGCTCGACGGCATCTCGGACCACATGCGCGAGTACCCGCCGGAGGAGACCTTCGTCGTCGCCGAGCGGCGGCCGATGGACGTGGTCGAGGTTCTCCAGCAGAGCGGTGCGGAAATCGTCGTGAACTACCTCCCGGTCGGCAGCCAGGCCGCGACCGAGCACTACGCGCGCGCCTGCCTCGAGGCGGGCGTGTCGTTCGTCAACTGCATCCCGGTGTTCATCGCCTCCGATCCGCAATGGGCGGCCGAGTTCGAGCGGCGTCGCATCCCGCTGGTCGGGGACGACGTCAAGTCGCAGCTCGGCGCCACCATCCTGCACCGCATGCTGGCGCGGCTCTTCGTCGATCGCGGCGTCGTCCTCGACCGCACCTATCAGCTGAACACGGGCGGCAACACCGACTTCCTGAACATGCTGAACCGCGCGCGCACGGGCGCGAAGCGGCGCTCCAAGACCGAGGCCGTGCAGAGCATGCTCCCCGAGCCGCTGCCGCGGGGCGCGATCCACATCGGGCCCAGCGACTACGTGCCATGGCAGCGCGACAACAAGGTCTGCTTTCTCCGCATGGAGGGCCGCGGGTTCGCCAACGCGCCCATCGAGCTCGAGGTCCGCCTGTCGGTCGAGGACAGTCCCAACTCCGCCGGCTGCGTGATCGACGCGATCCGCTGCTGCCGCCTGGCGCGCGACCGGGACATCGGGGGGCCGCTCACCAGCGTGGCGGCGTACCTGATGAAACACCCGCCGCGGCAGCTCGCCGACGCTCTCGCGAGGGAACAGGTCGAGCACTTCCTCCGCGGGGAGATCGAGCGCTAG
- a CDS encoding YfhL family 4Fe-4S dicluster ferredoxin has protein sequence MSTMITAECINCGACEPECPNTAIYEGGVPWNGDGGSHPALAADVYYIVPEKCTECVGFFDQEQCAAVCPVDCCVPNPDDPETEEQLLTKARRIHPDQEFPPDSPSRFRKK, from the coding sequence ATGTCGACGATGATCACCGCCGAGTGCATCAACTGCGGAGCCTGCGAGCCCGAATGCCCGAACACCGCCATCTACGAGGGCGGCGTGCCGTGGAACGGCGACGGCGGCTCGCATCCGGCCCTGGCGGCGGACGTCTACTACATCGTGCCCGAGAAGTGCACCGAGTGCGTCGGCTTCTTCGATCAGGAGCAATGCGCCGCCGTCTGCCCCGTCGACTGCTGCGTGCCGAACCCGGACGACCCCGAGACCGAGGAGCAGCTGCTCACCAAGGCGCGCCGCATTCACCCCGATCAGGAATTCCCCCCCGACTCCCCGTCGCGGTTCCGAAAGAAGTAA
- a CDS encoding Mrp/NBP35 family ATP-binding protein encodes MALTAERLRDALRAVRFPGFNRDIVRLGMVADLALEDGTVRVHLRPGTDRPEVLRQLAADVERVLGGEPGVRKVELHIARAAEGRGKDPFAERAALPGVAHIIAVASAKGGVGKSTVAVNLALALARLGRVGLIDADVYGPSLPIMFGTAERPHATAAKRIQPLERYGIRLISMGFFLDEQSPVIWRGPLVMGIVRQFLRDVDWGPTDFLVVDLPPGTGDAQLTLVQQVPVTGGVIVTTPQDVALLDVGRTMAMFAQVSTPVLGVVENMSGYVCPQCGTEDPLFGRGGAAGLAERFRVPLLARIPLVPAVREGGDRGQPIVVAAPAHPVSELFRGLAERVAAEAGRLAAPPPGARP; translated from the coding sequence ATGGCGCTCACTGCCGAGCGGCTGCGGGACGCGCTGCGCGCGGTGCGCTTTCCCGGCTTCAATCGCGACATCGTGCGGCTCGGGATGGTGGCCGACCTCGCGCTCGAGGACGGCACGGTGCGGGTGCATCTCCGCCCGGGCACCGACCGGCCCGAGGTGCTCCGGCAGCTCGCGGCCGACGTCGAGCGCGTGCTCGGCGGCGAGCCGGGAGTCCGGAAGGTCGAGCTCCACATCGCGCGTGCCGCCGAGGGGCGCGGCAAGGACCCATTCGCCGAGCGCGCGGCGCTCCCCGGAGTCGCGCACATCATCGCCGTGGCGAGCGCCAAGGGCGGCGTCGGCAAGTCCACCGTGGCGGTGAACCTCGCGCTGGCGCTCGCCCGGCTCGGCCGCGTCGGGCTCATCGACGCCGACGTCTACGGGCCGAGCCTGCCCATCATGTTCGGGACCGCAGAGCGGCCGCACGCGACGGCGGCCAAGCGGATCCAGCCGCTCGAGCGCTACGGCATCCGGCTCATCTCGATGGGCTTCTTCCTCGACGAGCAGTCGCCCGTCATCTGGCGCGGCCCGCTCGTCATGGGCATCGTCCGGCAGTTCCTGCGCGACGTCGACTGGGGACCCACCGACTTCCTCGTCGTCGACCTGCCGCCCGGCACGGGCGACGCCCAGCTGACGCTCGTGCAGCAGGTACCGGTCACGGGTGGGGTGATCGTCACCACGCCGCAGGACGTTGCCCTCCTGGACGTCGGGCGGACGATGGCGATGTTCGCCCAGGTGAGCACGCCCGTGCTCGGCGTGGTCGAGAACATGAGCGGATACGTGTGCCCGCAGTGCGGCACCGAGGACCCGCTCTTCGGCCGGGGCGGTGCCGCCGGCCTGGCCGAGCGCTTCCGGGTTCCGCTGCTGGCCCGCATCCCGCTCGTGCCGGCCGTCCGCGAGGGCGGTGACCGCGGCCAGCCCATCGTGGTCGCCGCCCCGGCCCACCCGGTCAGCGAGCTCTTCCGGGGCCTGGCCGAGCGCGTGGCCGCCGAGGCCGGGCGTCTTGCGGCGCCGCCTCCCGGCGCGCGGCCCTGA
- a CDS encoding polyprenyl synthetase family protein, which yields MESAPCTVESLAPTAAAAAYPPPIAEDLARVEERLGQELVSRESRLAAIATHLLGAGGKRIRPTVVLLAFHATGNGAARRDDVIEAAVALELIHSATLLHDDIIDAGDVRRGRPSALRTFGVADTLVAGDFLFSRAFALCARFEPAVIRWAADACVSLTEGEIMQGRFRHNPAVTVADYLEIIRRKTASLFAAGARTAAHLAGAGPDLVEAMAAGGEHIGLAFQVSDDLLDVVGHPALTGKPRGIDLRDGNPSLPIVLALRSDPEFARLFARDGLAGGDVEAGLGRIRESGVLTDVAARARAHVGAALAALGRLPASPYRRALEGLSQSLGDRAA from the coding sequence GTGGAATCGGCCCCCTGCACCGTGGAGTCCCTCGCGCCCACCGCCGCGGCCGCCGCCTACCCACCCCCGATCGCCGAGGATCTCGCGCGCGTCGAGGAGCGGCTTGGCCAGGAGCTCGTGTCGCGCGAGAGCCGGCTCGCCGCGATCGCGACGCACCTCCTCGGCGCGGGCGGCAAGCGCATCCGCCCGACCGTCGTCCTGCTCGCGTTCCACGCGACCGGGAACGGCGCGGCGCGACGCGACGACGTCATCGAGGCGGCGGTGGCGCTCGAGCTCATCCACTCGGCGACGCTCCTGCACGACGACATCATCGACGCGGGCGACGTCCGGCGCGGGCGACCGTCGGCGCTCCGGACCTTCGGCGTCGCCGACACGCTGGTCGCGGGCGATTTCCTCTTCAGCCGCGCGTTCGCGCTGTGCGCGCGCTTCGAGCCCGCCGTCATCCGTTGGGCCGCCGATGCGTGCGTGAGCCTGACCGAGGGCGAGATCATGCAAGGCCGCTTCCGGCACAATCCGGCGGTGACGGTCGCCGACTACCTGGAGATCATCCGGCGCAAGACCGCGTCGCTGTTTGCCGCCGGTGCACGCACCGCGGCGCACCTCGCGGGCGCCGGTCCGGATCTCGTCGAAGCCATGGCGGCGGGGGGCGAGCACATCGGCCTTGCGTTCCAGGTGAGCGACGACCTGCTCGACGTCGTCGGACATCCGGCGCTCACCGGCAAGCCGCGCGGCATCGACCTGCGCGACGGCAACCCCTCGCTGCCGATCGTGCTCGCGCTCCGCAGCGATCCGGAGTTCGCGCGGCTCTTCGCCAGAGACGGCCTCGCCGGCGGCGACGTCGAGGCCGGTCTCGGCCGCATCCGGGAGAGCGGGGTCCTGACCGACGTCGCCGCTCGTGCACGGGCGCACGTCGGGGCGGCACTCGCCGCGCTCGGCCGTCTCCCGGCCTCCCCCTACCGCCGCGCCCTCGAGGGCCTCTCGCAGAGTCTCGGCGACCGCGCCGCCTGA
- the moaA gene encoding GTP 3',8-cyclase MoaA, whose product MWNGQDASTGHPGQRRAARRATRVDLARRAAEYPPVPRDGFGREIDYLRISLTDHCNLRCVYCMPLAGNHYAPSPDLLTAAEIEAVARAAVRVGFRKLRLTGGEPTLRADLIEIVERLAGVPGLRDLAMTTNGVRLGGLASRLAAAGLRRINVHLDSLDADRLARVMRWGTLAEIWAGIEAAEAAGLRPIKLNAVVVRRFNEDDVVPLAALTLARDWHVRFIETMPLGRGEVAAVARAGLVPSAETRARIEAVLGPLRPLPAHDAADESRNYRLPDARGVIGFISPVSEPYCGTCNRMRLTAEGRFHLCLLRDDELDVRGALRAGAGLDAIALLLLRAVGSKPTGHRLDLGRSTEAREMYQIGG is encoded by the coding sequence ATGTGGAACGGACAGGACGCGTCCACCGGACACCCCGGCCAGCGGCGGGCCGCGCGACGCGCCACCCGCGTTGACTTGGCGCGCCGCGCGGCCGAATATCCCCCCGTGCCGCGGGACGGATTCGGGCGCGAGATCGACTACCTGCGCATCTCCCTCACGGACCACTGCAACCTCCGCTGCGTCTACTGCATGCCGCTCGCGGGGAATCACTACGCGCCGTCGCCCGACCTCCTCACGGCGGCGGAGATCGAGGCGGTCGCCCGCGCCGCGGTGCGCGTCGGCTTCCGCAAGCTCAGGCTGACGGGCGGCGAGCCGACGCTGCGCGCCGACCTGATCGAGATCGTCGAGCGGCTCGCCGGCGTGCCGGGCCTGCGCGACCTCGCCATGACCACGAACGGGGTGCGGCTGGGGGGGCTGGCGTCGCGGCTCGCCGCCGCGGGCCTCAGGCGGATCAACGTTCACCTCGACAGCCTCGACGCCGACCGCCTCGCGCGCGTGATGCGCTGGGGCACGCTCGCCGAGATCTGGGCCGGGATCGAGGCCGCGGAGGCGGCCGGCCTGCGTCCCATCAAGCTGAATGCGGTCGTCGTCCGCCGCTTCAACGAAGACGACGTGGTCCCGCTCGCCGCCCTGACCCTGGCGCGCGACTGGCACGTGCGCTTCATCGAGACGATGCCGCTCGGGCGCGGCGAGGTCGCCGCGGTGGCGCGCGCCGGCCTCGTACCGAGCGCGGAGACACGCGCGCGGATCGAGGCGGTGCTCGGACCGCTGCGGCCGCTCCCGGCCCACGACGCCGCGGACGAGTCCCGCAACTACCGTCTGCCGGACGCGCGCGGCGTGATCGGCTTCATCAGCCCCGTCTCCGAGCCGTACTGCGGCACCTGCAACCGGATGCGGCTCACCGCCGAGGGCCGCTTCCACCTCTGCCTGCTGCGCGACGACGAGCTCGACGTCCGCGGGGCGCTTCGTGCCGGCGCCGGCCTCGACGCGATCGCCCTCCTCCTGCTGCGCGCCGTGGGCTCCAAGCCGACCGGACACCGGCTCGACCTCGGGCGCTCGACCGAGGCGCGCGAGATGTACCAGATCGGCGGCTAG
- a CDS encoding CoA transferase, producing the protein MPGALDGLRVLEVGELVSAPYATKLLADLGADVVKIEPPGIGDRARRRGPFPGGTPHPEKSGLFLYLNTNKRGITLDLSTAAGRAALERLVARADLLVHNVHPRDMAAWGLDYPRFARLNPRLVMTSIAPFGLSGPHAGYRGPDVVTWSAGGVAALNGAPGEPDLPPLKTFGDQSGFQAALTAAVGSLGALLARLATGRGEHVEVSAQECVAAILELTFEFWPYTGLVASRLGQKPIQPLCFMECRDGWIFLCAVEEHQWERFVDLMGRPEWAALELFGSRLARGANFDALQVFLQEWCREQSVEELYEAAQRRRIPFAPVSTMGDLLASPHLRARGFFVTVDQSAAGAVTMPGAPYKLSATPWQIRRPAPCLGQHTAEVLAEVGLDAAAAGGAG; encoded by the coding sequence ATGCCGGGCGCGCTCGACGGCCTCCGCGTCCTCGAGGTCGGGGAGCTGGTGAGCGCCCCGTATGCGACCAAGCTGCTCGCCGACCTCGGTGCCGACGTGGTGAAGATCGAGCCGCCCGGCATCGGCGACCGCGCGCGCCGGCGGGGACCGTTTCCCGGCGGCACGCCGCACCCGGAGAAGAGCGGTCTCTTCCTGTACCTGAACACGAACAAGCGGGGCATCACGCTCGACCTCTCCACCGCGGCCGGGCGGGCGGCGCTCGAACGCCTGGTCGCCCGCGCCGACCTCCTCGTGCACAACGTCCACCCGCGCGACATGGCGGCATGGGGCCTCGACTACCCGCGCTTCGCCCGGCTGAACCCGCGGCTCGTGATGACCTCGATCGCGCCCTTCGGTCTCTCGGGCCCGCACGCCGGCTACCGCGGCCCCGACGTGGTCACGTGGAGCGCGGGCGGCGTCGCGGCGCTCAACGGCGCCCCCGGTGAGCCGGATCTGCCGCCCCTCAAGACCTTCGGCGACCAGTCGGGCTTCCAGGCGGCGCTCACCGCCGCCGTCGGCTCGCTCGGCGCGCTCCTCGCCCGCCTCGCCACGGGCCGGGGCGAGCACGTCGAGGTCTCGGCCCAGGAATGCGTCGCCGCCATCCTCGAGCTGACCTTCGAATTCTGGCCCTACACGGGCCTCGTCGCCTCGCGGCTCGGCCAGAAGCCGATCCAGCCGCTCTGCTTCATGGAGTGCCGCGACGGCTGGATCTTCCTCTGCGCGGTCGAGGAGCACCAGTGGGAGCGTTTCGTCGACCTCATGGGCAGGCCCGAATGGGCGGCTCTCGAGCTGTTCGGGAGCCGTCTGGCGCGCGGGGCGAACTTCGACGCCCTCCAGGTCTTCCTCCAGGAGTGGTGCCGCGAGCAGTCGGTCGAGGAGCTCTACGAGGCCGCGCAGCGCCGTCGCATCCCGTTCGCGCCCGTCTCGACCATGGGCGACCTGCTCGCCTCGCCGCATCTCCGCGCGCGCGGCTTCTTCGTCACCGTCGACCAGTCTGCGGCGGGGGCGGTCACCATGCCCGGGGCGCCCTACAAGCTCTCGGCCACGCCGTGGCAGATCCGCCGCCCTGCCCCCTGCCTCGGCCAGCACACGGCCGAGGTGCTGGCCGAGGTCGGCCTCGACGCGGCGGCGGCCGGCGGCGCCGGGTGA